The following are encoded together in the Hydrogenobacter hydrogenophilus genome:
- the argF gene encoding ornithine carbamoyltransferase, with the protein MVRNFIDLWDITPDEGWRILLDTQDIKKGKDAQKYLLGRNVGLFFTKPSTRTRVSFEVAVNQLGGNAIYLAEQNLQISRGEDLKDTARTLSRYLDCIVIRTDSHRKLEEFAKHSTIPVINALTDMSHPCQVLSDVFTLYETFEEDLKNIKIAYVGDGNNVCNTWLVAAGLFGLNLFVAVPEGYEPSSFYYQAGEDLCRITGGSIYITTNPVEAVRDAHVVYTDVWVSMNQERSEEKLKAFMPYQVNAELLSHAKESVKVMHCLPANKGEEITEDVFERFADFIFTQAENRLYTQKALLKFIINNL; encoded by the coding sequence ATGGTAAGGAACTTTATAGACCTTTGGGACATAACTCCTGATGAGGGATGGCGCATACTTTTAGACACGCAAGACATAAAAAAAGGTAAAGATGCTCAAAAGTATCTTCTGGGAAGAAATGTGGGTTTGTTTTTCACAAAACCCTCCACAAGGACAAGGGTATCTTTTGAAGTGGCTGTAAACCAATTGGGTGGGAATGCCATATACCTTGCGGAGCAGAACCTTCAGATATCAAGGGGCGAAGACCTAAAAGACACCGCAAGAACTTTATCCAGATACTTGGACTGCATAGTCATAAGGACAGATTCTCACAGAAAGCTTGAGGAGTTTGCCAAACACTCCACTATTCCTGTGATAAACGCGCTCACAGACATGTCTCATCCCTGCCAGGTGCTCAGCGATGTATTTACTCTTTACGAGACTTTTGAGGAAGATCTAAAGAACATAAAGATAGCTTACGTAGGTGATGGCAACAACGTGTGCAATACTTGGCTTGTGGCTGCCGGTCTTTTTGGTCTTAACCTCTTTGTTGCGGTACCAGAAGGCTACGAGCCAAGCAGTTTTTACTATCAGGCAGGTGAGGACCTTTGTAGGATCACCGGTGGTAGTATATACATAACGACAAACCCTGTGGAAGCAGTAAGAGATGCGCATGTAGTTTACACAGATGTGTGGGTAAGTATGAACCAAGAAAGAAGCGAAGAAAAACTAAAGGCTTTTATGCCTTATCAGGTAAATGCGGAGCTCTTATCACACGCAAAAGAAAGTGTTAAGGTGATGCACTGTCTGCCTGCTAACAAAGGCGAGGAAATAACAGAAGATGTTTTTGAAAGGTTTGCGGATTTCATATTTACGCAAGCAGAAAATAGACTATACACCCAAAAGGCACTACTCAAGTTTATAATAAATAACCTATGA
- a CDS encoding molybdopterin-dependent oxidoreductase has product MLSRRKFLKGGLVATAGGLLVPKYVLAAVDPSLLSTAVKELPEGVLEEQVLEALPGKKPLIKKTYRPPNYETPVKYFNEIFTPNDVFFVRYHLANIPEVDAKTWKLTVGGDAVERPLELTLDDLKTKFEQVELVALCQCSGNRRGLFKPHVAGVEWGYGAMGNAKWKGVRLKDILEKAGLKGNALEVVVDGADSGVAAGTPDFIKSIPVWKALDENTIIAYEMNGEPLPHWNGFPARLVVPGWTATYWIKHVVSINVVSKPFDGFWMKNAYRIPLGKFPIRDRFISQETAVNTPITEIVVNSLITNINDGQIFRHGQVVEVKGIAWDGGYGINMVEISTDGGKTWQQAELGKDYGRFSWRQFTYRFRPTKKGTYTIMAKASNRIGQTQTFELIWNPAGYHHNVVQKINIKVV; this is encoded by the coding sequence ATGCTGAGCAGGCGAAAGTTCCTAAAAGGTGGCCTTGTGGCTACCGCAGGTGGGCTTTTGGTGCCTAAGTATGTTTTGGCAGCAGTAGACCCTTCGCTACTGAGCACTGCAGTAAAGGAGCTTCCAGAAGGTGTTCTTGAAGAACAAGTGCTTGAGGCTCTTCCGGGCAAAAAACCCCTTATAAAGAAAACTTACAGGCCACCAAACTATGAAACACCCGTCAAGTATTTTAACGAGATATTCACTCCTAACGATGTGTTCTTTGTGAGGTATCACCTTGCTAACATACCTGAGGTAGATGCAAAAACTTGGAAACTCACTGTAGGAGGTGATGCGGTAGAAAGGCCTTTGGAACTCACCCTTGACGATCTTAAGACCAAGTTTGAACAAGTGGAGTTGGTAGCCCTTTGTCAGTGTTCAGGAAACAGAAGAGGACTCTTTAAGCCTCATGTTGCTGGTGTAGAATGGGGATACGGAGCTATGGGTAATGCCAAGTGGAAGGGAGTTAGACTGAAAGACATTTTGGAAAAGGCAGGATTGAAAGGTAATGCTCTTGAAGTGGTGGTTGACGGTGCGGACTCTGGAGTAGCTGCAGGAACTCCTGACTTTATCAAAAGCATACCCGTGTGGAAAGCTCTTGATGAGAATACTATAATAGCCTACGAGATGAACGGAGAGCCTCTTCCCCACTGGAATGGCTTCCCTGCAAGGTTAGTAGTCCCAGGTTGGACCGCCACCTACTGGATAAAGCACGTAGTTTCTATAAATGTTGTTTCCAAGCCTTTTGATGGCTTTTGGATGAAGAATGCATACAGAATACCCTTAGGGAAGTTCCCAATAAGAGACAGATTTATATCCCAAGAGACAGCTGTTAACACACCCATAACGGAGATAGTAGTAAACTCTCTCATAACCAACATAAACGACGGACAGATTTTCAGGCACGGTCAGGTGGTTGAAGTCAAAGGTATTGCATGGGATGGGGGATACGGTATAAACATGGTGGAGATTTCCACTGACGGTGGAAAGACATGGCAACAAGCAGAACTTGGAAAAGACTACGGGCGTTTCTCTTGGAGACAGTTTACTTACAGGTTTAGACCAACCAAAAAGGGTACATACACTATAATGGCAAAGGCAAGCAACAGGATAGGACAAACACAGACCTTTGAGCTCATATGGAACCCTGCAGGATATCATCACAATGTGGTTCAAAAGATAAACATCAAGGTAGTATAA
- a CDS encoding sulfide dehydrogenase produces MKRLFVFMGVLSALSFAGEENVKLKSGEGKALVEANCSVCHSLDYIQMNSPFLDRKGWEMEVNKMIKAFGAPVKQEDVPKIVEYLTKYYGKKE; encoded by the coding sequence ATGAAAAGGTTATTTGTGTTTATGGGAGTTCTTTCAGCACTTTCCTTCGCAGGGGAGGAGAACGTAAAGCTAAAGAGTGGTGAAGGTAAGGCTTTAGTGGAAGCTAACTGCTCCGTTTGCCATAGCCTTGACTACATACAGATGAACTCTCCCTTTTTGGACAGAAAGGGATGGGAAATGGAAGTAAACAAGATGATAAAAGCCTTTGGCGCTCCGGTAAAACAGGAAGATGTACCCAAGATCGTGGAATACCTTACTAAGTACTACGGCAAGAAGGAGTAA